The window GCCATCAAAGAactaatcccaaaaaaaaaaaaaaaagtatcaaaacCAATCCGGAATCAAGAACACGAGGCTACTCTCGTCTCTCGGGTGAGTTTTGGTGGACACCTTCGAGAGCTTTTGAGTCTCGGGATCAAGCTAACAAGCTTTTGTCAAAAGATCTTGAAGAGCCACCAAAGCTTGAAATTCAAACTACAGAGAATAAATTGAATTTCAAAGaagcttttttatatattacctTTCCGTTCATAGCTTCCACAGCCAACTGTGCATCCTCTTTTCTGTTGAACCAAACATATCCATATCCTAAAGACTGCCGAGTCCTTTCATTTACGATGATTTTCactgccacaaaaaaaaaatatatagtgtCACACGGTAAACAATAACAAGATTTCACTGGTTGATCCTCTAAATGTTTTACTCTAATCAACCCTAACATATGTTTTACAAGAACACCAAAACTAACCTAATGATTGATCCTCTTAATGCTTTACTCTAATCAACCCTAACATATGTTTTACAAGAACACCAAGAAAACCACAGTTACAATTCAATCAAAAATGACCGACTTAATAAACCTCCCCCTAACTCAAATCATACATATCCGAAgctgaaaacataaaacatacatAAGAAACAGAGACAAAGAGGGACTCACCGTTGCTAACATGTCCAAACTCCGAGAATACTCTCTTTAAACGACCTTCGCTAACTGAATCTGGAAGCCCTGTACATTATTTTCGTATTAAACCCTAGGACTATATAGGCTCACAAATCAAAAATGGGAGAATCAAATCAGACATACCCTTGACGAAAATCGAAGTAGAGGTAGAAGATGCTTCTCTAATTCCATCGTCCGAATTAGCTCCGGTGACGCAGCTGATGGTTCGTAGAGGAGAACAGGGTTTGCTTCGCGCCGTATGAAATGAAGAAACCAAACGATATCTGGGAGTTTCCGTCGTTGGTAGAAAGAATATTCTCCGATTTTGAGATGTTCCGATGAATTG is drawn from Camelina sativa cultivar DH55 chromosome 8, Cs, whole genome shotgun sequence and contains these coding sequences:
- the LOC104706219 gene encoding protein elav-like isoform X1, which encodes MALSQSISFPALHKHQFIGTSQNRRIFFLPTTETPRYRLVSSFHTARSKPCSPLRTISCVTGANSDDGIREASSTSTSIFVKGLPDSVSEGRLKRVFSEFGHVSNVKIIVNERTRQSLGYGYVWFNRKEDAQLAVEAMNGKFFDGRFILVKFGQPGLSGRRKPHSDFLFVNKRS
- the LOC104706219 gene encoding protein elav-like isoform X2; this encodes MALSQSISFPALHKHQFIGTSQNRRIFFLPTTETPRYRLVSSFHTARSKPCSPLRTISCVTGANSDDGIREASSTSTSIFVKDSVSEGRLKRVFSEFGHVSNVKIIVNERTRQSLGYGYVWFNRKEDAQLAVEAMNGKFFDGRFILVKFGQPGLSGRRKPHSDFLFVNKRS